The Candidatus Methanoperedens sp. genomic interval CATCGCCGCCGCAATCGCTCCAGGTGCGGAACTTCTCGACGATCCACGCACACAGTCCGGCCGGCGAGTCGTTCAATCCGTATGCCAGCGTCTGCGGCTTGGTGCCCTGAATCCACTGGTAGCCGGTCTCATGGGTGCGGAATTTTTCCAAGTCAGCCAGGAAAACTTTCTCTTCTGGCGTTAGCTCGGGAGCATTGCGGCCCTCGGCCGGGCCCACCGCAATCATGTTGAGATGAATCCCGTACACGCTCGCGGCGTGCACCTCGCCGATTCGCGACGTTATCGCCGCGCCCCAGTCCCCGCCCTGCACCGCATAACGATTGTAGCCGAGCACCTGCGTCATCAGCTTGTGAAAAATATCGGCCATCGCCTGGATATTCATCGCACGGGCACGCGCGTGATCTGAAAATCCATAGCCCGGAAGCGACGGCGCGATCACGGTGAACGAATCTTTCGCGTCGCCGCCGTGCGCCGCCGGATCGGTGAGCATCGGGATAATCTTCATGAACTCGTAAATCGATCCTGGCCATCCGTGAATCAGCAGCAGCGGCTTGGGATTCGGTCCCTTGCCTTTCTCGTGGATGAAATGAACGCCCAGCCCGTCGACACTTGCCTTGAAGTGCGCGAAGCGGTTGATCTCACGCTCGTTGGCGCGCCAGTCGTATTTTGTCCTCCAGTACTCAACCAGTTCCTTTACGTAGGCGAGATTGGCCCCATACTCCCACCCAGTATCGGGCACCTCGTCGGGAAACCGCGTCCGCGCCAGCCGCTCCCTGACGTCGGCAATCACCGCGTCGGGCACTTCGATACGAAACGGAACCGCCTTTCCATCTGCCATATTAGCTGGACCTCGGATTTTGGTCTCGGGATTACGCTCAAAGTGCTACAAGGAATCGTGTGATTTCGTCAACCCGATTTCCCGCGCTGGAGCACCCGCGCGCAATTGTATGCGGGGCTCGCGCCCCGCACCCCCGGCAGGGCACTGCCCTGCACCCTCTACGTCTCCTGTGTACCTTGTTACCCTCGCCCGCTTGCGGGAGAGGGAACGACGTCCGCGCCTAGGGTGAGGGTGCTTTCGGAAAGATGCGGGCTACGCCCTGTTAGGAAGTTAAGGCGCGAGGACGCGAATCCCCTCCAAGCGCAACCGCGTGGCACTATCCGAGGCGTAGCGAACGCGGAGTCGAGGGAAATCAAAAGTGCCGCGAGCCCCGCATACGATCGATCGCCTATGGTTGCTCGGCAGCCGCCGCGGTCTGCGACTCCGCGTAGCGCTTGAGCCCCCAAGTCGCCCACGTCCGCAGCTTCGGATCGGTCTCGTCGCGCAGGATGCAGCGGAATATCTTGGCGATGCGCCGCTGCGGCTTTTGAATCGCCAGCGTCAGCGCCGCGGTACGGCGCACCTTGATGCTCTTGTCCTCGCGCAGCCTTTCGGCAAGCAACGGCACCGCGTCGATCGGATTCTCACCGTTCTTGCATCGGTCGCAGCCGAGCGAATGCACCGCCGCCTTGCGAACCTTCAGCTTCGGATCGTGCAGCGTCAGCACCAGGCGCTGAAGCGATTCGACGTCCCAATTGTGGTCGAGAAACATCGCGCACCACTGTCTGACACGCCACTCGGAATGCGACAGGCCGGCGCGGATGTGCGGCAGCGCATCGTCGCCAGCTTTCTGCAACTCGGCCCACGCGGCATTCAGCGTCTCGCGGTTGGCAAGCTGTTCGACGTATCGCGAAATATTCTGTTTTTGCTCTGCCATTTTTTTCCTCCAGCCGCCAAATCCCGCGCCCGCAAACGAATTAACCCCGTGTTTGCCTGACCGGATATTCGGTCTGACGAACACGGGGTGTCCCCGTCTTCGCTCGGGCGATGCGCCGAATCTGTCGGCAGCAAGGCCCGGATATGTTTACGCCGCCGTGTCGGACGTCAGCGACCGCTGGTTTAGGGCGGCCGTCTTCCCTCGCGGCACGGTCGGCACGTCGATCATATCGACCCGACGCTCAGTGTCAACACTGCGCCTACGCGCAATTATCAATGGACTTCGAGCGCAAGCGGTGATGCCGCCGTGTCGGACGTCGGCGTGACGCTTTTTTAGGGCGCCACGTCTTCCCTCGCGGCACGGTCGGCATACCGATCATAGTACCGCGCGATATGCAGTCAACATGTGAAATCAAAGTTCGCGCGGCGGGC includes:
- a CDS encoding epoxide hydrolase translates to MADGKAVPFRIEVPDAVIADVRERLARTRFPDEVPDTGWEYGANLAYVKELVEYWRTKYDWRANEREINRFAHFKASVDGLGVHFIHEKGKGPNPKPLLLIHGWPGSIYEFMKIIPMLTDPAAHGGDAKDSFTVIAPSLPGYGFSDHARARAMNIQAMADIFHKLMTQVLGYNRYAVQGGDWGAAITSRIGEVHAASVYGIHLNMIAVGPAEGRNAPELTPEEKVFLADLEKFRTHETGYQWIQGTKPQTLAYGLNDSPAGLCAWIVEKFRTWSDCGGD
- a CDS encoding HEAT repeat domain-containing protein — encoded protein: MAEQKQNISRYVEQLANRETLNAAWAELQKAGDDALPHIRAGLSHSEWRVRQWCAMFLDHNWDVESLQRLVLTLHDPKLKVRKAAVHSLGCDRCKNGENPIDAVPLLAERLREDKSIKVRRTAALTLAIQKPQRRIAKIFRCILRDETDPKLRTWATWGLKRYAESQTAAAAEQP